A region from the Kineothrix sp. IPX-CK genome encodes:
- a CDS encoding alpha/beta hydrolase, which produces MGTIDKSDLYYEVYGEGLPLVMLHGWGVDRRILSHCIEPMLAGYPMPVQRIYIDLPGMGRSPAAPHIRTSDHVLDALAALLDELIPGQRFLLMGESYGGYLARGMVRQRASQIAGLILLCPLIIPGNRQGNVEPLRVMEKDEAFLSTLSAQDRASFEYLNVILTENVWNRFRDDILEALQHQNTHFLQSLDGAFSFDADELERPFAAPCLILTGRQDTEVGWRDQFRLMDIYPNATFAVLNRAGHNLQIEQPEQFLSILIHWLSDNMELFGEFPKDDTIV; this is translated from the coding sequence ATGGGAACTATCGATAAAAGTGATTTGTATTATGAAGTTTACGGCGAAGGGCTTCCGCTTGTGATGCTGCATGGATGGGGGGTGGACCGCCGTATACTATCCCACTGTATAGAGCCTATGCTTGCCGGGTATCCTATGCCTGTTCAGCGGATTTATATCGATTTGCCGGGTATGGGCCGGTCGCCGGCGGCGCCGCATATCCGCACGTCCGATCACGTTTTGGATGCATTGGCGGCGCTTTTGGACGAACTGATACCAGGGCAGCGTTTTCTGCTTATGGGTGAGTCGTACGGCGGATATCTGGCCCGGGGCATGGTAAGGCAGCGTGCATCTCAAATCGCCGGACTCATACTGCTTTGTCCGCTCATCATTCCCGGAAATCGTCAGGGGAATGTGGAGCCGCTGCGCGTGATGGAAAAGGACGAGGCCTTTTTGAGTACGCTCAGTGCGCAGGACAGGGCAAGTTTTGAATATTTAAATGTAATACTTACTGAAAACGTCTGGAACCGCTTCCGTGATGATATATTGGAGGCACTGCAGCACCAGAACACCCATTTTCTCCAGTCGCTGGACGGAGCATTTTCTTTTGACGCGGATGAACTGGAAAGGCCTTTTGCAGCACCGTGTCTGATACTCACAGGCAGACAGGATACCGAGGTTGGATGGCGCGATCAATTCAGGCTCATGGATATCTACCCTAATGCCACGTTTGCTGTACTCAACCGTGCGGGCCATAACCTGCAAATTGAGCAGCCTGAGCAATTTCTGTCGATCCTGATTCATTGGCTTAGCGACAATATGGAGCTGTTTGGGGAATTCCCGAAAGATGATACAATTGTCTGA
- a CDS encoding sugar phosphate isomerase/epimerase, with protein MKLGFVSAILEKDSFEEMIDTAAELGFSCVEVACWPNGKAERRYAGVSHIDVNRTEDSYIDYIKDYCGNKSIEISSLAFYPNTLDGNLEKREANIAHLKQIILFSAKLGVNMVTTFIGRDQHKTVEENLNIFADIWKPIMAFAEENKVKIAIENCPMLFGPEQWPGGQNLASTPEIWRKMFELIPSDYLGINYDPSHFVWQMIDYIKPIYEFADKIFHVHYKDIKLYKDRLEKVGSMAYPLAYMSPKLPGLGDVDWGKYVSALSDVGYDGYSCIEVEDRAFEGTRGNIIKSLKLSKRYMEQFVI; from the coding sequence ATGAAATTAGGATTTGTAAGCGCAATTCTTGAAAAAGACAGCTTTGAAGAAATGATAGATACGGCGGCAGAGCTGGGATTTTCCTGTGTGGAGGTTGCCTGCTGGCCAAACGGCAAGGCGGAAAGGAGATATGCGGGAGTCAGCCATATAGATGTTAATCGTACGGAGGATAGCTATATAGACTATATTAAGGACTATTGCGGAAATAAATCTATTGAAATTTCTTCTTTAGCGTTCTATCCGAATACGCTGGACGGCAATCTGGAAAAGAGAGAGGCAAATATCGCCCATCTGAAACAGATTATTTTGTTCAGTGCAAAGTTAGGCGTAAATATGGTAACTACTTTTATCGGCAGAGACCAACATAAAACCGTAGAAGAGAATCTGAATATATTCGCGGATATATGGAAACCGATTATGGCATTTGCAGAAGAAAACAAGGTGAAAATTGCAATCGAAAATTGTCCCATGTTATTTGGCCCGGAGCAGTGGCCGGGTGGGCAGAATCTTGCTTCCACACCTGAGATTTGGAGAAAAATGTTCGAGCTGATACCCAGCGATTATTTGGGAATCAATTATGACCCTTCCCATTTCGTTTGGCAGATGATCGATTATATTAAGCCTATTTATGAGTTTGCGGACAAGATATTTCATGTGCATTATAAAGACATTAAGCTGTATAAAGATCGCCTGGAGAAAGTAGGAAGCATGGCATATCCGCTCGCTTATATGTCGCCGAAGCTCCCGGGACTGGGTGATGTGGATTGGGGAAAATATGTCAGTGCATTGTCCGACGTAGGATATGACGGCTATTCCTGCATAGAAGTCGAGGACAGGGCCTTTGAAGGAACGAGAGGAAATATTATAAAGAGTCTTAAGCTGAGCAAAAGATATATGGAACAGTTTGTTATATAA
- a CDS encoding Gfo/Idh/MocA family oxidoreductase, translated as MFHIGIIGCGKIAQVRHIPEYTALNDVKIAGFYDVSRERAEALANVHGGIAYDSYEEMLKNPQIDAVSVCAANHVHAEITIKALEAGKHVLCEKPMAMTLEECKAMVEASERTGRILMIGHNQRLTKAHGKAKELIDAGTIGKVITFQAMFVHKGPETWSIDAGKNTWFFDKSKAVLGAMADLGIHKTDLIQYLTGEKVTEATAVLTTLEKTDASGNKIGVDDNAFCIYKMQSGIVGTMTAGWTCYGNENNSTVIYGTEGVMKIYSDPDYSIILEMKDGETVKYCIDKIQTNDNQTTSGVIDMFADALRTGREPELNGQTALNAMEAVFACVESSRTGRTVQIER; from the coding sequence ATGTTTCATATTGGTATTATCGGATGCGGAAAAATCGCACAGGTCAGACATATACCGGAATACACGGCGCTGAATGACGTAAAGATAGCGGGATTTTACGATGTAAGCAGGGAAAGAGCGGAAGCTTTGGCGAATGTGCATGGAGGAATTGCTTACGATTCCTATGAAGAGATGCTGAAGAATCCTCAAATCGATGCGGTAAGCGTATGTGCCGCGAATCATGTTCATGCGGAAATTACGATAAAGGCACTGGAAGCGGGAAAGCACGTTCTTTGTGAGAAGCCTATGGCAATGACTCTGGAGGAGTGCAAGGCAATGGTAGAGGCATCGGAGAGAACAGGGAGAATACTGATGATCGGACATAATCAGCGTCTGACAAAGGCTCATGGAAAAGCAAAGGAGCTGATAGATGCCGGAACAATAGGAAAGGTAATCACCTTTCAGGCGATGTTCGTCCATAAAGGACCGGAGACATGGAGTATAGACGCAGGGAAAAACACCTGGTTTTTCGATAAATCCAAGGCTGTCCTGGGAGCTATGGCTGATTTGGGAATACATAAAACGGATCTGATCCAATATCTGACAGGAGAAAAAGTAACGGAAGCCACAGCCGTTCTGACTACATTGGAAAAAACGGACGCATCCGGCAACAAGATAGGCGTAGATGATAATGCTTTTTGTATTTACAAGATGCAAAGCGGCATCGTGGGAACGATGACGGCAGGGTGGACCTGTTACGGGAATGAGAATAATTCCACGGTCATCTATGGAACAGAAGGAGTAATGAAGATATACAGCGATCCCGATTATTCAATTATATTGGAAATGAAAGACGGAGAGACGGTTAAATATTGTATAGATAAAATCCAGACAAACGATAATCAGACAACGTCAGGTGTCATAGATATGTTTGCGGATGCGTTAAGGACAGGAAGGGAACCCGAGTTGAACGGACAGACTGCGCTGAACGCAATGGAAGCGGTTTTTGCCTGTGTGGAGAGCTCAAGGACAGGCAGAACCGTTCAAATAGAGAGATAA
- a CDS encoding ABC transporter permease: MNIKIKQTLLRSQWLILLMVILLISAITAIINPRFLMVNNIMNIFEQIAVLGLVAAGASIIIISGNFDISVGAIIGLTCCITAILINAGVNGFAASAAGILVSMLCTLLNGILAILFKAPSFIISLATTSVYTGAALFITKGVIRTVYGEFGFLSKTKVLNIIPLIFMISLIGYVIVHVILKYTQIGRRLFAIGCNEKSAFLAGISVTGNKLIFFVLNGFFVGVAAVLLLSRVGSALPSSGAGMELQAMGAVVIGGVPISGGKGNIIGTFFGVLLMGLISNVLNILGVNPYLQEIASGAIIIIALGISALRVNLLNKN; encoded by the coding sequence ATGAATATAAAGATTAAACAAACATTACTCAGGTCGCAATGGCTGATTCTTTTAATGGTTATTTTACTGATTTCTGCAATAACGGCAATCATAAATCCCAGATTTTTGATGGTGAACAATATTATGAATATCTTTGAGCAGATTGCTGTTTTGGGGCTTGTGGCAGCCGGGGCGTCTATTATAATAATTTCGGGAAATTTTGATATTTCGGTAGGTGCTATTATCGGGCTCACCTGCTGTATTACGGCAATTTTAATCAACGCGGGAGTGAACGGATTTGCTGCGTCGGCAGCAGGCATTCTGGTGAGCATGCTGTGTACTCTGTTAAACGGAATATTAGCAATACTGTTTAAGGCACCGTCCTTTATCATTTCATTGGCAACTACGAGTGTCTATACGGGAGCCGCACTTTTCATAACAAAAGGTGTGATTCGTACCGTATATGGAGAATTCGGCTTTTTAAGCAAAACAAAGGTCTTAAATATAATACCGTTAATATTTATGATCAGTCTGATCGGTTATGTCATCGTACATGTCATTTTAAAATATACACAAATCGGCAGAAGGCTGTTTGCCATTGGCTGCAATGAGAAATCCGCATTTCTCGCGGGAATAAGCGTTACCGGGAATAAATTGATATTTTTTGTGTTGAATGGTTTTTTCGTGGGCGTGGCAGCTGTCCTTTTGCTGTCAAGAGTCGGGTCGGCGCTTCCGTCATCGGGTGCGGGCATGGAACTGCAGGCGATGGGAGCGGTGGTAATAGGCGGTGTTCCTATCAGCGGCGGCAAAGGAAACATTATAGGTACTTTTTTTGGTGTACTTCTTATGGGATTGATATCCAATGTTCTTAATATTCTGGGAGTTAATCCGTATCTTCAGGAAATTGCTTCCGGAGCTATTATAATCATTGCCCTTGGTATCAGCGCGTTAAGGGTAAATTTACTGAATAAAAACTAA
- a CDS encoding sugar ABC transporter ATP-binding protein, with amino-acid sequence MKKILELKGINKSFSGIQVLHDVSLSLWAGEVLCLVGENGAGKSTLIKILSGAEKPDSGEIVLFDKHYDKMQPSEAIKLGIATIYQDVDLVDTLTVSDNIFQGSEIKFGRIFINRREQEKITEQLLDRLKIRIRPDAMVEDLSPGQKQNLQIAKALYKEAKVIIMDEPTASLGEEETASLMQLIGQLKKDGIGIIYISHYFEEIYRVGDRALVLKDGHSICERVLKETTQEQLIKDMVGRDASNFYQKGNFDKSDNALEIKSYSGNGLVKNVSFSVSRGEIFGLGGLVGAGRTELVRMLFGADRQESGKLYLDGKEITPASPKNAIERGICYVSEDRKGEGLFLERSVKENISITRNENKFFLSLKEESKLVGEQIGQLDIKVFDQQHEVGKLSGGNQQKVVISRWISMQGDIYIFDEPSKGVDVGAREEIYRLMEGLAKQGKIIIMVSSNMPELLSMSDRIGVMKDGELTHVFKAREVTEDKLLKAYMGVEETGEREKETDNEYKD; translated from the coding sequence TTGAAAAAAATACTCGAATTAAAGGGAATTAATAAATCATTTTCGGGCATACAGGTATTGCATGATGTCAGCTTGTCTTTGTGGGCAGGAGAAGTGCTTTGCCTTGTAGGAGAAAACGGCGCCGGGAAGTCTACATTGATCAAAATCTTATCGGGGGCTGAGAAACCGGATAGTGGAGAAATTGTGTTATTCGATAAGCATTATGACAAGATGCAGCCGTCGGAGGCTATTAAGCTTGGAATAGCAACGATTTATCAGGATGTGGATCTGGTAGATACACTGACTGTTTCCGACAATATTTTTCAAGGATCAGAAATCAAATTCGGCAGAATCTTCATTAACCGGAGGGAGCAGGAAAAGATTACGGAGCAACTGCTCGACCGTCTTAAGATTCGGATCCGCCCCGATGCTATGGTGGAAGATTTGTCTCCCGGACAGAAACAAAACCTGCAGATCGCGAAAGCGCTGTATAAAGAAGCGAAAGTTATTATTATGGACGAGCCCACCGCATCGCTGGGGGAAGAGGAGACGGCATCATTGATGCAGCTTATCGGTCAGTTGAAAAAAGACGGAATTGGAATTATTTATATATCACATTATTTTGAGGAAATATATCGAGTGGGAGACCGTGCTCTCGTGTTGAAAGACGGGCACAGTATATGCGAACGCGTGTTAAAAGAAACAACGCAGGAACAGCTGATAAAGGATATGGTCGGCAGAGACGCGTCAAACTTCTATCAAAAGGGGAATTTTGATAAAAGTGACAATGCCTTGGAGATAAAAAGCTACAGCGGAAACGGTCTGGTGAAAAATGTGAGTTTTTCGGTATCGAGAGGCGAAATATTTGGCCTGGGCGGCCTGGTGGGCGCCGGACGGACTGAGTTGGTCAGAATGCTATTCGGTGCTGACAGACAGGAGTCGGGCAAGCTTTATCTGGATGGGAAGGAAATAACGCCCGCAAGCCCTAAAAATGCAATTGAAAGAGGAATATGTTATGTCTCGGAAGACAGAAAAGGCGAAGGCCTTTTTTTGGAGCGCTCTGTAAAAGAAAATATTTCTATTACCAGAAACGAAAACAAGTTCTTTTTAAGCTTGAAAGAGGAATCGAAGCTTGTTGGGGAGCAGATCGGACAACTGGACATTAAGGTCTTCGACCAACAACATGAGGTAGGGAAACTCAGCGGCGGAAATCAGCAGAAGGTAGTAATTTCCAGATGGATTTCCATGCAGGGGGATATATACATTTTCGATGAACCGTCCAAAGGCGTGGATGTAGGAGCCAGGGAGGAAATATACCGGCTTATGGAGGGACTGGCCAAGCAGGGTAAGATTATTATTATGGTCTCTTCCAATATGCCGGAGTTACTGTCTATGAGCGATCGGATCGGTGTAATGAAAGACGGAGAACTGACACATGTTTTTAAGGCAAGAGAAGTGACTGAGGACAAGCTCTTAAAGGCCTATATGGGAGTAGAGGAAACGGGCGAACGGGAAAAGGAGACAGACAATGAATATAAAGATTAA
- a CDS encoding sugar ABC transporter substrate-binding protein, translated as MKKKMYKRVVALLCASVMVLSLTACQKTESTDTAADNQQAAETKEETGNSEPQTEETSAGDKKVYGYITPGPDTWYQRNVEGFQMGAEKAGYDVVVLNSDYDASKEVANIDAMINQGVDGVCIFSFNENGAKIAAEKFAEAGIPVVATDSCATALDAEQDIVAAIDFDWVEMGNNYAQWMADNHAGENYVIITGNFESVPCQMINEAMTAKSEELAQNECIDIREGKYDPSEAVNVAQDLISSGKEFSIIYVMNEDMAAAVVQMLENNNLLDQYTVIAQNGSPAGLPLIENGKLSYTISSSPGWEGLVSFLVLDQYVTGSSTAVEQAVMLPIMPVDQENINDESKVVPWEVNDIYWDLTNEYFPDLMK; from the coding sequence ATGAAAAAGAAAATGTACAAGAGAGTAGTGGCTTTACTGTGTGCATCCGTTATGGTGCTAAGTCTTACTGCGTGTCAGAAGACTGAGAGCACAGATACTGCAGCGGATAATCAGCAGGCGGCGGAAACGAAAGAAGAAACGGGTAATAGTGAGCCTCAGACAGAAGAAACCAGTGCAGGGGATAAGAAGGTATATGGTTATATCACACCAGGCCCTGATACATGGTATCAGAGAAACGTAGAAGGTTTCCAGATGGGAGCAGAAAAAGCGGGTTATGACGTAGTGGTACTTAACTCGGATTACGATGCCAGCAAAGAAGTTGCCAATATCGATGCAATGATAAATCAGGGAGTTGATGGTGTTTGTATTTTCTCCTTTAATGAAAATGGAGCAAAAATCGCTGCCGAAAAATTTGCAGAGGCCGGCATTCCGGTAGTGGCTACAGACTCCTGTGCTACAGCGCTGGATGCGGAACAGGATATCGTTGCTGCAATTGATTTCGACTGGGTAGAAATGGGAAATAATTATGCGCAGTGGATGGCAGATAATCATGCAGGCGAAAATTATGTTATTATTACCGGTAATTTTGAATCGGTACCTTGCCAGATGATAAATGAAGCGATGACTGCAAAATCCGAAGAATTGGCACAGAATGAATGTATCGACATAAGAGAGGGCAAGTATGACCCCAGCGAGGCAGTAAATGTTGCACAGGATCTGATTTCTTCCGGCAAAGAATTCTCCATCATATATGTAATGAATGAAGATATGGCTGCTGCTGTTGTTCAAATGCTGGAAAACAATAATCTGTTGGATCAGTACACGGTAATCGCTCAGAACGGCTCTCCTGCCGGTCTTCCTCTTATTGAGAACGGTAAACTGAGCTATACAATTTCTTCTTCCCCCGGATGGGAAGGGCTGGTATCTTTCCTTGTGCTGGATCAATATGTAACCGGCAGCAGCACAGCGGTGGAACAAGCGGTTATGCTGCCTATCATGCCTGTTGATCAAGAGAATATCAATGATGAATCTAAGGTAGTACCGTGGGAGGTCAATGATATTTATTGGGATTTGACCAACGAGTATTTTCCGGATTTAATGAAGTAA
- a CDS encoding sugar phosphate isomerase/epimerase family protein produces MKYGISSYVWVSPFSSHTLNQLQHAKDMGFDIYEIGVENPDVIDIELVKEEADKTGIAVHICGAFGERRDIGSDVTEYREEGMRYIKTLIDMAEVTGSPYVAGPMYAATGKTGIAGGEERIKQRKYVLENMKRVAEYAASKNVKLALEPLNRFETDFMNTVNQGLMLMDELKQDNVGFLLDTFHMNIEEKDIPSAIRLAGNKLYDFHACANDRGTPGEDHFNWPEIKKALADINYDGSVVIESFTTDIKEIARAVSLWRPLAKDQDTLAREGLRFLKNTL; encoded by the coding sequence ATGAAATATGGAATAAGTTCATATGTATGGGTTTCTCCGTTTTCCAGCCATACATTAAATCAATTGCAGCACGCGAAGGATATGGGATTCGATATTTATGAAATCGGGGTCGAGAATCCGGATGTCATCGATATTGAATTAGTGAAGGAAGAAGCGGATAAGACAGGAATTGCGGTGCACATTTGCGGTGCCTTCGGTGAAAGACGGGACATAGGCTCCGATGTAACGGAATACAGAGAAGAAGGTATGCGATATATAAAGACTCTGATCGATATGGCGGAGGTGACAGGTTCGCCTTATGTGGCAGGCCCCATGTATGCCGCGACGGGAAAGACCGGGATAGCAGGCGGTGAAGAACGCATAAAACAAAGAAAATATGTGCTTGAGAATATGAAACGTGTCGCAGAGTATGCTGCTTCCAAAAATGTAAAGCTTGCACTGGAACCGTTGAACCGGTTTGAAACTGACTTTATGAATACGGTTAATCAGGGTCTTATGCTTATGGATGAATTGAAGCAGGATAATGTAGGATTTTTATTGGATACCTTCCATATGAATATCGAAGAAAAGGATATTCCCTCGGCAATACGGCTGGCAGGGAATAAGCTGTATGACTTTCATGCCTGTGCCAATGACAGGGGAACACCGGGAGAGGATCATTTCAACTGGCCGGAAATTAAGAAGGCGCTTGCTGATATTAATTATGACGGCTCTGTCGTAATCGAATCATTCACAACCGACATAAAAGAAATTGCAAGAGCAGTTTCTTTATGGAGACCGCTGGCCAAGGATCAGGATACTCTGGCAAGAGAAGGTCTCAGATTTCTAAAAAACACATTATAA
- a CDS encoding LacI family DNA-binding transcriptional regulator, with amino-acid sequence MTQNSKITIEEIAQKANVSIATVSRILNNKDTVKPATREKVISIMEELQFKPKAPSSLNNSKSRVILMCVPDFNNPFNSLVIDGVQKAAHDNGYDVLLLQSKDYYTESDDYLNILKNNSLAGMLILSSAPNNKLLEELSFRCPVVMCSEYSETYGVSYVSIDDVAAAQKAVNYLISIGCKKIGFLNCNMKFKYARHREKGYRLALENAGLEMNPEWTAHISSINFNSALSHARHILSLQSRPDALFCTSDYFAVSAIRAANELGIKVPEELSIIGFDNIDLSLMCNPPLTTIEQPCFDIGFQACELLIEKILNPNTPDKQVILHTELVVRNSTKL; translated from the coding sequence ATGACACAAAATTCAAAAATAACAATAGAAGAGATTGCACAGAAAGCCAATGTTTCCATCGCAACCGTCTCAAGAATTCTGAACAATAAAGATACTGTAAAACCAGCTACCAGAGAAAAAGTAATTTCCATAATGGAAGAACTGCAGTTTAAGCCCAAAGCTCCATCCAGTCTTAATAATTCAAAAAGCAGGGTTATTCTCATGTGTGTTCCTGATTTTAACAACCCTTTTAATTCACTTGTCATTGACGGCGTGCAAAAAGCAGCTCATGATAACGGCTATGATGTACTGCTGCTGCAATCTAAGGATTATTATACCGAAAGCGATGATTATTTAAACATTCTAAAAAATAACTCTTTGGCGGGTATGCTCATTTTGTCTTCCGCTCCCAATAACAAATTATTGGAGGAGCTGAGTTTCCGCTGTCCTGTGGTAATGTGTTCGGAATATTCCGAAACTTACGGCGTGTCTTATGTGAGCATCGATGACGTGGCCGCCGCACAGAAAGCAGTAAACTATTTAATTTCCATAGGATGCAAAAAAATCGGATTTTTAAATTGTAATATGAAATTTAAATACGCGAGACATCGCGAGAAGGGTTACCGGCTTGCCTTAGAAAATGCCGGTCTGGAAATGAATCCCGAATGGACTGCCCATATTTCTTCTATTAACTTCAATTCTGCGCTCTCACATGCAAGACATATTTTAAGCCTTCAAAGCAGACCGGATGCATTGTTCTGTACATCCGACTATTTCGCAGTCAGCGCGATCCGTGCTGCCAACGAGCTGGGTATAAAGGTACCGGAAGAATTGTCTATTATCGGTTTCGACAACATCGACTTGTCCCTGATGTGCAATCCGCCCTTAACGACCATCGAACAGCCATGTTTTGATATCGGATTTCAGGCCTGTGAACTCCTTATCGAAAAAATACTGAACCCCAATACACCGGATAAGCAAGTAATACTGCATACAGAACTGGTTGTACGGAATTCTACAAAGCTATAA
- a CDS encoding PLP-dependent aminotransferase family protein translates to MYKYNQIADSIKDRIYKGDLKPGEKLPSIQSYARASGYNSDTVVKAYRLLEEEHLIYAAPKSGFYVVKSMGRLSKAGDEIDLITVRPPDSINPYKDFYHCMEKSISIYQNKLMEYAPPQGMEELREVLVKHLMNFHIFIRQQDIFITNGAQQALYILAAMPFPGGGTKVIVEQPTYAVMLQALSCNKIPVIGIRRGKEGIDLKELEALFKTGDIKFFYTMPRFQNPTGFSYHEKQKREIIRLANRYEVYIVEDDYLADLELEEKVDSLYAMGGKERVIYIRSFSKTLLPGLRLGMTIIPEPLKKEFIHYKQSMDINTPVLTQGALEIYLKSRMYRSHVLRTKKFYKNKMEALREVCGLFFSSDVKYHIPSTGIYAFIEMEKGLAEKVVSSLAECNVRVNSIKDCYLDGFTVSEGIRLCICNCEDGDLAKAVKLMRDEISKYTL, encoded by the coding sequence ATGTACAAATATAACCAAATAGCCGATTCCATCAAAGACAGAATATATAAGGGCGACTTAAAGCCGGGCGAAAAGCTGCCATCCATTCAATCCTATGCCAGGGCATCGGGGTATAATTCAGATACTGTTGTAAAAGCTTACAGGCTTTTAGAAGAGGAGCATTTGATATACGCAGCACCCAAAAGCGGTTTTTACGTGGTGAAATCCATGGGCAGGCTTTCAAAAGCCGGGGATGAGATCGATCTGATTACTGTAAGGCCTCCGGATTCGATTAACCCTTATAAGGACTTTTATCACTGTATGGAGAAATCAATTTCTATCTATCAAAATAAGCTTATGGAATATGCTCCGCCCCAGGGAATGGAGGAATTAAGGGAAGTTTTGGTTAAGCATCTGATGAATTTTCATATTTTTATAAGGCAGCAGGATATTTTTATTACTAACGGTGCCCAGCAGGCTTTATATATTCTGGCAGCCATGCCGTTTCCCGGTGGCGGTACAAAAGTCATTGTGGAGCAGCCGACTTATGCGGTCATGCTTCAGGCATTAAGCTGCAATAAGATACCTGTCATAGGGATAAGAAGGGGAAAAGAGGGGATTGATTTAAAGGAATTGGAAGCGCTTTTTAAAACGGGTGATATTAAGTTCTTCTATACCATGCCGAGATTCCAAAACCCCACGGGGTTCAGCTATCATGAGAAACAAAAACGGGAAATTATAAGGCTGGCCAACCGATATGAGGTATATATTGTGGAGGACGATTATCTGGCAGATTTAGAGCTGGAGGAAAAGGTGGATTCCCTCTATGCCATGGGCGGGAAGGAGCGGGTTATTTATATCCGCAGCTTTTCCAAGACATTACTGCCTGGATTGCGCCTTGGTATGACTATCATACCGGAACCGCTGAAAAAGGAATTTATACATTACAAGCAAAGCATGGATATAAATACTCCGGTCCTGACCCAGGGGGCCTTGGAAATATATTTGAAAAGCCGTATGTATAGATCTCATGTGTTAAGAACGAAGAAGTTCTATAAAAATAAGATGGAAGCCTTAAGAGAAGTGTGCGGACTCTTTTTTTCAAGTGATGTCAAATATCATATTCCATCCACTGGTATATATGCCTTTATTGAAATGGAAAAGGGCTTGGCGGAGAAAGTAGTAAGCAGCCTGGCTGAATGTAATGTTCGGGTAAACAGTATAAAAGATTGTTATTTGGACGGATTTACCGTTTCGGAGGGAATACGCCTGTGTATATGTAACTGCGAGGATGGGGATTTGGCAAAGGCTGTGAAATTGATGAGAGATGAAATATCAAAATATACGTTATAA